Proteins co-encoded in one Rhopalosiphum maidis isolate BTI-1 chromosome 2, ASM367621v3, whole genome shotgun sequence genomic window:
- the LOC113552077 gene encoding fibroblast growth factor receptor 1-like isoform X4, with product MRKLPMNVFILFLLVAKLYHQADSKDIILEDEEDVIISIYFTSNLNVKCGYSGDFKTNSFEWKKIYNNNKWMNSEKKLNVISRSQWLKFENVNDFDSGQYYCLKKGTNSTGTFYEKRGFVLDMSLTVDKNSKVKFQKNFTENVPLLVNRTLHLSCPFRSSSDTEFSWYKDGNLLVKRKAILEGVQFIDNYYTSKSVRLSDAGNYKCVVKNSKGSIQFKFNVGVYEDANKLPPSLDYPQDLLLKTGMVGKFSCNAFDYYPGWEISWYYTNDTNLMDMDIKSVDFSKFKKLKNNFDITLDNHELIIDSVTIHNVGWYICVAPGIPNHVMAEAKLDLEKKIEMCPPLESDSLDIKCTLNGKNTNCSNPSLPKTIAKPLCKPTYIVPKGQEATPNELLCQSNGMWNNNLYNTCIQNCGRIHVKHQGGNGEKASIGTTPWNVIIYRFNTSTSKYKLKCTGSIITQNLVISAAHCFWKKGMSKNITITDGEYKIAVGKYDRNFTLIHNNSTEIVDAKMIYVDEKYYGAEGFYAQDIAVIVLAKKVSFSKVVEPVCIDWDYKYNIENGAQGKVVCIIIEY from the exons atgagaaaATTACCaatgaatgtttttatattatttttattggtcgCGAAATTGTACCATCAAGCTGATTCCaaagacataatattagaaG atGAAGAAGATGTTATTATttcgatatattttacatctaatttaaatgtaaaatgcgGTTATTCAGGAGACTTTAAGACCAATAGTTTTGAATGGAAAAagatttacaacaataataaatggatGAACAgtgaaaagaaattaaatgtaattagcAGATCACAATG GTTGAAATTCGAAAATGTGAATGACTTCGATTCAGGCCAATATTATTGCCTTAAAAAAGGTACGAACAGTACTGGAACGTTTTACGAAAAACGTGGATTTGTTTTGGATATGTCTTTAACCGTAGATAAAAACTCCaaagtaaaatttcaaaaaaatttcaccGAAAACGTACCGTTATTAGTAAACAGAACTCTACATCTTAGTTGTCCATTTAGGA GTTCAAGTGATACAGAATTTTCATGGTATAAAGATGGCAACTTACTTGTTAAAAGAAAAGCAATACTTGAAGgtgtacaatttattgataattattacactTCAAAGTCGGTAAGATTATCGGATGCTGGAAATTATAAGTGCGTGGTGAAAAATAGTAAAGgttcaattcaatttaaattcaatgttgGTGTTTATG AGGATGCAAACAAATTGCCCCCTTCTCTCGATTACCCACAAGATTTGCTATTAAAAACTGGAATGGTTGGCAAATTTAGTTGCAATGCTTTTGATTATTATCCTGGATGGGAAATCAGTTGGTACTATACAAATGATACAAATCTAATGGATATGGACATAAAAAGTGtggatttttcaaaatttaaaaagttgaaGAATAACTTTGAT ATTACATTGGACAATCACGAATTAATAATCGATTCTGTTACGATTCATAATGTTGGATGGTATATTTGTGTTGCACCAGGAATCCCTAATCATGTAATGGCTGAAGCTAAATTGGATTTGgagaaaaaaatag agATGTGTCCGCCTCTAGAATCAGATAGTTTAGATATTAAATGTACTCTAAACGGTAAAAATACCAATTGTTCAAATCCTTCGCTACCCAAAACAATTGCTAAACCATTATGCAAGCCAACATATATTGTACCAAAAGGACAAGAAGCTACTCCAAATGAATTACTTTGTCAGTCTAATGGAATgtggaataataatttatataatacgtgcATTCAAA actgCGGTAGAATACATGTCAAACACCAAGGAGGTAATGGGGAGAAAGCATCTATTGGAACAACGCCTtggaatgttataatatatagatttaatacaAGTACttccaaatataaattaaaatgtacagggtcaataattacacaaaatttagtaatttctg CGGCGCattgtttttggaaaaaaggtatgtctaaaaatataacaataactgATGGTGAATACAAAATTGCTGTTGGAAAATATGATagaaattttacattaattcataataactcTACTGAAATAGTGGAT gcgaaaatgatttatgtggatgaaaaatattatggagCCGAAGGATTTTATGCTCAAGATATAGCTGTTATTGTATTAGCAAAGAAAGTTTCTTTTAGTAAAGTTGTTGAACCTGTCTGTATCGATTgggattataaatacaatattgagaATGGAGCTCAAGGAAAGGTTGTTTGTatcattattgaatattaa
- the LOC113552077 gene encoding uncharacterized protein LOC113552077 isoform X1, protein MRKLPMNVFILFLLVAKLYHQADSKDIILEDEEDVIISIYFTSNLNVKCGYSGDFKTNSFEWKKIYNNNKWMNSEKKLNVISRSQWLKFENVNDFDSGQYYCLKKGTNSTGTFYEKRGFVLDMSLTVDKNSKVKFQKNFTENVPLLVNRTLHLSCPFRSSSDTEFSWYKDGNLLVKRKAILEGVQFIDNYYTSKSVRLSDAGNYKCVVKNSKGSIQFKFNVGVYEDANKLPPSLDYPQDLLLKTGMVGKFSCNAFDYYPGWEISWYYTNDTNLMDMDIKSVDFSKFKKLKNNFDITLDNHELIIDSVTIHNVGWYICVAPGIPNHVMAEAKLDLEKKIEMCPPLESDSLDIKCTLNGKNTNCSNPSLPKTIAKPLCKPTYIVPKGQEATPNELLCQSNGMWNNNLYNTCIQNCGRIHVKHQGGNGEKASIGTTPWNVIIYRFNTSTSKYKLKCTGSIITQNLVISAAHCFWKKGMSKNITITDGEYKIAVGKYDRNFTLIHNNSTEIVDAKMIYVDEKYYGAEGFYAQDIAVIVLAKKVSFSKVVEPVCIDWDYKYNIENGAQGKIVIWEIELNGKISNPVLLEVSLPYIDLSSCRNMYNGFEIFLFGDKFCAGSTLVSGHGIALGDSGAGLTFLQSSYHYLTGIASLRNPESNNSVSAFTDLKPHIQWIRKLYDTYSS, encoded by the exons atgagaaaATTACCaatgaatgtttttatattatttttattggtcgCGAAATTGTACCATCAAGCTGATTCCaaagacataatattagaaG atGAAGAAGATGTTATTATttcgatatattttacatctaatttaaatgtaaaatgcgGTTATTCAGGAGACTTTAAGACCAATAGTTTTGAATGGAAAAagatttacaacaataataaatggatGAACAgtgaaaagaaattaaatgtaattagcAGATCACAATG GTTGAAATTCGAAAATGTGAATGACTTCGATTCAGGCCAATATTATTGCCTTAAAAAAGGTACGAACAGTACTGGAACGTTTTACGAAAAACGTGGATTTGTTTTGGATATGTCTTTAACCGTAGATAAAAACTCCaaagtaaaatttcaaaaaaatttcaccGAAAACGTACCGTTATTAGTAAACAGAACTCTACATCTTAGTTGTCCATTTAGGA GTTCAAGTGATACAGAATTTTCATGGTATAAAGATGGCAACTTACTTGTTAAAAGAAAAGCAATACTTGAAGgtgtacaatttattgataattattacactTCAAAGTCGGTAAGATTATCGGATGCTGGAAATTATAAGTGCGTGGTGAAAAATAGTAAAGgttcaattcaatttaaattcaatgttgGTGTTTATG AGGATGCAAACAAATTGCCCCCTTCTCTCGATTACCCACAAGATTTGCTATTAAAAACTGGAATGGTTGGCAAATTTAGTTGCAATGCTTTTGATTATTATCCTGGATGGGAAATCAGTTGGTACTATACAAATGATACAAATCTAATGGATATGGACATAAAAAGTGtggatttttcaaaatttaaaaagttgaaGAATAACTTTGAT ATTACATTGGACAATCACGAATTAATAATCGATTCTGTTACGATTCATAATGTTGGATGGTATATTTGTGTTGCACCAGGAATCCCTAATCATGTAATGGCTGAAGCTAAATTGGATTTGgagaaaaaaatag agATGTGTCCGCCTCTAGAATCAGATAGTTTAGATATTAAATGTACTCTAAACGGTAAAAATACCAATTGTTCAAATCCTTCGCTACCCAAAACAATTGCTAAACCATTATGCAAGCCAACATATATTGTACCAAAAGGACAAGAAGCTACTCCAAATGAATTACTTTGTCAGTCTAATGGAATgtggaataataatttatataatacgtgcATTCAAA actgCGGTAGAATACATGTCAAACACCAAGGAGGTAATGGGGAGAAAGCATCTATTGGAACAACGCCTtggaatgttataatatatagatttaatacaAGTACttccaaatataaattaaaatgtacagggtcaataattacacaaaatttagtaatttctg CGGCGCattgtttttggaaaaaaggtatgtctaaaaatataacaataactgATGGTGAATACAAAATTGCTGTTGGAAAATATGATagaaattttacattaattcataataactcTACTGAAATAGTGGAT gcgaaaatgatttatgtggatgaaaaatattatggagCCGAAGGATTTTATGCTCAAGATATAGCTGTTATTGTATTAGCAAAGAAAGTTTCTTTTAGTAAAGTTGTTGAACCTGTCTGTATCGATTgggattataaatacaatattgagaATGGAGCTCAAGGAAAG aTTGTTATTTGGGAGATAGAgttaaatggaaaaatatcaaatccTGTTTTATTAGAAGTATCTTTACCATACATTGACCTTAGTTCTTGTCGAAATATGTATAAcggatttgaaatatttctgtTTGGTGATAAGTTTTGCGCTGGTTCTACATTgg ttTCAGGTCATGGAATTGCCTTAGGGGATAGTGGTGCAGGCTTAACTTTTTTACAATCtagttatcattatttaactgGAATAGCGAGTCTGAGGAACCCAGAGAGTAATAATTCAGTCTCAGCTTTTACAGATCTTAAACCACACATTCAGTGGATTCGCAAACTGTATGACACATAttcttcataa
- the LOC113552077 gene encoding uncharacterized protein LOC113552077 isoform X3, translating into MNSEKKLNVISRSQWLKFENVNDFDSGQYYCLKKGTNSTGTFYEKRGFVLDMSLTVDKNSKVKFQKNFTENVPLLVNRTLHLSCPFRSSSDTEFSWYKDGNLLVKRKAILEGVQFIDNYYTSKSVRLSDAGNYKCVVKNSKGSIQFKFNVGVYEDANKLPPSLDYPQDLLLKTGMVGKFSCNAFDYYPGWEISWYYTNDTNLMDMDIKSVDFSKFKKLKNNFDITLDNHELIIDSVTIHNVGWYICVAPGIPNHVMAEAKLDLEKKIEMCPPLESDSLDIKCTLNGKNTNCSNPSLPKTIAKPLCKPTYIVPKGQEATPNELLCQSNGMWNNNLYNTCIQNCGRIHVKHQGGNGEKASIGTTPWNVIIYRFNTSTSKYKLKCTGSIITQNLVISAAHCFWKKGMSKNITITDGEYKIAVGKYDRNFTLIHNNSTEIVDAKMIYVDEKYYGAEGFYAQDIAVIVLAKKVSFSKVVEPVCIDWDYKYNIENGAQGKIVIWEIELNGKISNPVLLEVSLPYIDLSSCRNMYNGFEIFLFGDKFCAGSTLVSGHGIALGDSGAGLTFLQSSYHYLTGIASLRNPESNNSVSAFTDLKPHIQWIRKLYDTYSS; encoded by the exons atGAACAgtgaaaagaaattaaatgtaattagcAGATCACAATG GTTGAAATTCGAAAATGTGAATGACTTCGATTCAGGCCAATATTATTGCCTTAAAAAAGGTACGAACAGTACTGGAACGTTTTACGAAAAACGTGGATTTGTTTTGGATATGTCTTTAACCGTAGATAAAAACTCCaaagtaaaatttcaaaaaaatttcaccGAAAACGTACCGTTATTAGTAAACAGAACTCTACATCTTAGTTGTCCATTTAGGA GTTCAAGTGATACAGAATTTTCATGGTATAAAGATGGCAACTTACTTGTTAAAAGAAAAGCAATACTTGAAGgtgtacaatttattgataattattacactTCAAAGTCGGTAAGATTATCGGATGCTGGAAATTATAAGTGCGTGGTGAAAAATAGTAAAGgttcaattcaatttaaattcaatgttgGTGTTTATG AGGATGCAAACAAATTGCCCCCTTCTCTCGATTACCCACAAGATTTGCTATTAAAAACTGGAATGGTTGGCAAATTTAGTTGCAATGCTTTTGATTATTATCCTGGATGGGAAATCAGTTGGTACTATACAAATGATACAAATCTAATGGATATGGACATAAAAAGTGtggatttttcaaaatttaaaaagttgaaGAATAACTTTGAT ATTACATTGGACAATCACGAATTAATAATCGATTCTGTTACGATTCATAATGTTGGATGGTATATTTGTGTTGCACCAGGAATCCCTAATCATGTAATGGCTGAAGCTAAATTGGATTTGgagaaaaaaatag agATGTGTCCGCCTCTAGAATCAGATAGTTTAGATATTAAATGTACTCTAAACGGTAAAAATACCAATTGTTCAAATCCTTCGCTACCCAAAACAATTGCTAAACCATTATGCAAGCCAACATATATTGTACCAAAAGGACAAGAAGCTACTCCAAATGAATTACTTTGTCAGTCTAATGGAATgtggaataataatttatataatacgtgcATTCAAA actgCGGTAGAATACATGTCAAACACCAAGGAGGTAATGGGGAGAAAGCATCTATTGGAACAACGCCTtggaatgttataatatatagatttaatacaAGTACttccaaatataaattaaaatgtacagggtcaataattacacaaaatttagtaatttctg CGGCGCattgtttttggaaaaaaggtatgtctaaaaatataacaataactgATGGTGAATACAAAATTGCTGTTGGAAAATATGATagaaattttacattaattcataataactcTACTGAAATAGTGGAT gcgaaaatgatttatgtggatgaaaaatattatggagCCGAAGGATTTTATGCTCAAGATATAGCTGTTATTGTATTAGCAAAGAAAGTTTCTTTTAGTAAAGTTGTTGAACCTGTCTGTATCGATTgggattataaatacaatattgagaATGGAGCTCAAGGAAAG aTTGTTATTTGGGAGATAGAgttaaatggaaaaatatcaaatccTGTTTTATTAGAAGTATCTTTACCATACATTGACCTTAGTTCTTGTCGAAATATGTATAAcggatttgaaatatttctgtTTGGTGATAAGTTTTGCGCTGGTTCTACATTgg ttTCAGGTCATGGAATTGCCTTAGGGGATAGTGGTGCAGGCTTAACTTTTTTACAATCtagttatcattatttaactgGAATAGCGAGTCTGAGGAACCCAGAGAGTAATAATTCAGTCTCAGCTTTTACAGATCTTAAACCACACATTCAGTGGATTCGCAAACTGTATGACACATAttcttcataa
- the LOC113552077 gene encoding uncharacterized protein LOC113552077 isoform X2, translating to MRKLPMNVFILFLLVAKLYHQADSKDIILEDEEDVIISIYFTSNLNVKCGYSGDFKTNSFEWKKIYNNNKWMNSEKKLNVISRSQWLKFENVNDFDSGQYYCLKKGSSDTEFSWYKDGNLLVKRKAILEGVQFIDNYYTSKSVRLSDAGNYKCVVKNSKGSIQFKFNVGVYEDANKLPPSLDYPQDLLLKTGMVGKFSCNAFDYYPGWEISWYYTNDTNLMDMDIKSVDFSKFKKLKNNFDITLDNHELIIDSVTIHNVGWYICVAPGIPNHVMAEAKLDLEKKIEMCPPLESDSLDIKCTLNGKNTNCSNPSLPKTIAKPLCKPTYIVPKGQEATPNELLCQSNGMWNNNLYNTCIQNCGRIHVKHQGGNGEKASIGTTPWNVIIYRFNTSTSKYKLKCTGSIITQNLVISAAHCFWKKGMSKNITITDGEYKIAVGKYDRNFTLIHNNSTEIVDAKMIYVDEKYYGAEGFYAQDIAVIVLAKKVSFSKVVEPVCIDWDYKYNIENGAQGKIVIWEIELNGKISNPVLLEVSLPYIDLSSCRNMYNGFEIFLFGDKFCAGSTLVSGHGIALGDSGAGLTFLQSSYHYLTGIASLRNPESNNSVSAFTDLKPHIQWIRKLYDTYSS from the exons atgagaaaATTACCaatgaatgtttttatattatttttattggtcgCGAAATTGTACCATCAAGCTGATTCCaaagacataatattagaaG atGAAGAAGATGTTATTATttcgatatattttacatctaatttaaatgtaaaatgcgGTTATTCAGGAGACTTTAAGACCAATAGTTTTGAATGGAAAAagatttacaacaataataaatggatGAACAgtgaaaagaaattaaatgtaattagcAGATCACAATG GTTGAAATTCGAAAATGTGAATGACTTCGATTCAGGCCAATATTATTGCCTTAAAAAAG GTTCAAGTGATACAGAATTTTCATGGTATAAAGATGGCAACTTACTTGTTAAAAGAAAAGCAATACTTGAAGgtgtacaatttattgataattattacactTCAAAGTCGGTAAGATTATCGGATGCTGGAAATTATAAGTGCGTGGTGAAAAATAGTAAAGgttcaattcaatttaaattcaatgttgGTGTTTATG AGGATGCAAACAAATTGCCCCCTTCTCTCGATTACCCACAAGATTTGCTATTAAAAACTGGAATGGTTGGCAAATTTAGTTGCAATGCTTTTGATTATTATCCTGGATGGGAAATCAGTTGGTACTATACAAATGATACAAATCTAATGGATATGGACATAAAAAGTGtggatttttcaaaatttaaaaagttgaaGAATAACTTTGAT ATTACATTGGACAATCACGAATTAATAATCGATTCTGTTACGATTCATAATGTTGGATGGTATATTTGTGTTGCACCAGGAATCCCTAATCATGTAATGGCTGAAGCTAAATTGGATTTGgagaaaaaaatag agATGTGTCCGCCTCTAGAATCAGATAGTTTAGATATTAAATGTACTCTAAACGGTAAAAATACCAATTGTTCAAATCCTTCGCTACCCAAAACAATTGCTAAACCATTATGCAAGCCAACATATATTGTACCAAAAGGACAAGAAGCTACTCCAAATGAATTACTTTGTCAGTCTAATGGAATgtggaataataatttatataatacgtgcATTCAAA actgCGGTAGAATACATGTCAAACACCAAGGAGGTAATGGGGAGAAAGCATCTATTGGAACAACGCCTtggaatgttataatatatagatttaatacaAGTACttccaaatataaattaaaatgtacagggtcaataattacacaaaatttagtaatttctg CGGCGCattgtttttggaaaaaaggtatgtctaaaaatataacaataactgATGGTGAATACAAAATTGCTGTTGGAAAATATGATagaaattttacattaattcataataactcTACTGAAATAGTGGAT gcgaaaatgatttatgtggatgaaaaatattatggagCCGAAGGATTTTATGCTCAAGATATAGCTGTTATTGTATTAGCAAAGAAAGTTTCTTTTAGTAAAGTTGTTGAACCTGTCTGTATCGATTgggattataaatacaatattgagaATGGAGCTCAAGGAAAG aTTGTTATTTGGGAGATAGAgttaaatggaaaaatatcaaatccTGTTTTATTAGAAGTATCTTTACCATACATTGACCTTAGTTCTTGTCGAAATATGTATAAcggatttgaaatatttctgtTTGGTGATAAGTTTTGCGCTGGTTCTACATTgg ttTCAGGTCATGGAATTGCCTTAGGGGATAGTGGTGCAGGCTTAACTTTTTTACAATCtagttatcattatttaactgGAATAGCGAGTCTGAGGAACCCAGAGAGTAATAATTCAGTCTCAGCTTTTACAGATCTTAAACCACACATTCAGTGGATTCGCAAACTGTATGACACATAttcttcataa
- the LOC113552634 gene encoding uncharacterized protein LOC113552634, with protein sequence MIVHRIPLKILSTVVLVMFLLVNQLLCQKYLMYKIPKSIGEVCRKGDGISSDFICMDIKDCQVAKEGLMKNIFPQHCLFDRTNPNPIVCCPQDPTKNKTNNIINSYSSTEMCEEYSKLIYRNIMNPIPSDDQDLYIQFADCVDAHILITNGAQSKPMEFPHMALLGYDEKPDMYSWLCGGSLISKRFVLTAAHCEKSGTKDTQRFAIWARLGELDYLSINEDARPTDYRIVERIIHPKYKAYSHYNDIALFRLERDVDFSSYVRPICLNRNHSLTPPAVIATGWGNTDTASLGSSHLLKVQIQTVSAEECNKNFLYLPNKEQKLAKGILKDLMVCAGNPEGGNDTCQGDSGGPIQIKHNSYKCMYSQIGITSFAGPFCGQANSPAVYTRVSKYISWIEQIVWPKIDDISVMSGPTLKRLSTPYLYVLWFATLLFQVTVITVSGQEETIASNIDLTIMELFPPPCKCVPYYLCRNNTIDTAGTFVLDLRFQNVSCDNEFEKCCYDPVPPTKVDIPVKRTICGHRNSDNTGILNARINGYDTKFGEFPWMMAILKIDSYTQSKTYISGGSLIHPRVVLTAIHSLRENNPSDLLIRAGEQDSATQNEPLPYQESKVLKIIKHEKFCYDGLLNDVALIILTHPFNFTENVGTICLPSQNYVFSDETCYASGWGKDKFGKIGKYQTNLKKIDLPIVPRGRCLKLLRKTSLTEYFILHESFICAGGIKDKDTCEGDGGSPLICPLKNNPKQYHQAGIVAWGLGCNNEIPAVYVNVAKFREWIDEKMAQENFDTSFYDPNYIPNTSAGDFE encoded by the exons ATGATTGTTCATCGAATAccgttgaaaatattatcaacagtAGTTTTggtaatgtttttattggtAAATCAACTACTATGccaaaagtatttaatgtacaagataccaaaaa gtaTAGGTGAAGTTTGCCGCAAAGGTGATGGGATATCTTCTGACTTCATATGTATGGATATTAAGGACTGTCAAGTTGCAAAAGAAGGActtatgaaaaacatttttcctcAGCATTGCTTATTCGACAGAACAAATCCAAATCCAATTGTTTGTTGTCCGCAAGATcctacaaaaaacaaaacaaacaatattattaactcatATTCTTCCACTGAAA TGTGTGaagaatattcaaaattaatttatcgtaatattatgaacCCAATACCATCAGATGATCAggatttatacatacaatttgcaGATTGTGTTGATGCCCATATCTTAATTACTAATGGTGCACAATCTAAACCAATGGAGTTTCCTCACATG gCTTTACTAGGTTATGATGAAAAACCAGACATGTATTCATGGTTATGTGGAGGTTCACTGATAAGTAAGAGATTTGTACTAACAGCAGCCCACTGTGAAAAATCAGGCACTAAAGATACaca gaGATTTGCAATATGGGCTCGCTTAGGTGAACTAGACTATCTTTCGATCAACGAAGATGCCAGACCTACAGACTATAGAATAGTAGAACGAATAATACATCCGAAATACAAAGCATATTCCCATTACAATGATATAGCATTGTTTCGTTTAGAAAGAGATGTAGATTTCTCATCATATGTACGACCTATTTGTCTCAATAGAAATCATTCTTTGACACCACCAGCAGTAATAGCTACGGGATGGGGTAACACTGATACAG cTTCACTTGGCAGCtcacatttattaaaagtacaaatacaAACTGTTTCGGCCGAAGAgtgcaataaaaattttttgtatctGCCAAATAAAGAACAAAAATTAGCAAAAGGAATCCTTAAAGACTTAATGGTGTGTGCTGGCAATCCAGAAGGCGGAAATGACACTTGTCAA ggCGATTCAGGTGGTcctattcaaataaaacataatagttaCAAGTGCATGTATTCACAAATAGGGATTACATCATTTGCAGGGCCATTTTGTGGACAAGCCAATTCGCCTGCTGTTTATACACgagtatcaaaatatatttcatggaTTGAACAAATTGTCTGGccaaaa ATCGACGACATTTCGGTCATGTCAGGACCGACGCTTAAAAGACTGTCAACCCCG TACTTATACGTATTGTGGTTTGCTACATTGCTTTTTCAAGTAACTGTAATAACCGTTTCTGGTCAAGAGGAAACAATCGCATCAAACattgatttaacaataatgGAATTGTTCCCACCGCCATGTAAATGCGTACCGTATTATTTATGTCGGAATAATACGATTGATACAGCTGGGACATTTGTATTAGACCTAAG GTTTCAAAATGTTTCATGTGATAacgaatttgaaaaatgttgctACGATCCTGTTCCACCGACAAAAGTTGATATACCTGTAAAGCGTACGATTTGTGGCCATCGAAACTCTGACAATACTGGCATATTAAACGCACGAATAAATGGATATGATACGAAATTCGGCGAGTTCCCCTGGATGATGGCAATTCTCAAAATAGATTCATATACCCAGTCAAAAACTTATATAAGCGGTGGTTCATTGATACACCCACGAGTCGTGTTGACTGCAATCCATTCCTTACGAGA gAATAACCCAAGCGATCTATTGATTCGAGCCGGTGAACAGGATTCAGCAACGCAAAACGAACCATTACCGTACCAAGAAAgcaaagttttgaaaataatcaaacacGAAAAATTCTGCTATGACGGACTTTTAAACGACGTGGCACTGATCATTCTTACTCATCCGTTCAACTTTACAGAAAATGTGGGCACTATTTGTCTACCCAGCCAGAATTACGTGTTCTCTGACGAAACATGCTACGCCAGTGGTTGGGGCAAAGATAAATTCG gtaaaattgGCAAATATcaaaccaatttaaaaaaaattgatttgccAATCGTGCCACGTGGTCGATGCTTGAAACTATTAAGAAAAACCAGTTTGACCGAGTATTTCATACTGCACGAGAGTTTTATATGTGCCGGTGGGATAAAAGACAAAGATACTTGCgaa ggtgATGGCGGAAGTCCTCTAATATGTCCACTTAAGAACAATCCTAAACAATATCATCAGGCCGGTATCGTGGCATGGGGACTCGGATGCAACAATGAGATACCTGCCGTATATGTAAACGTGGCAAAGTTTAGAGAATGGATCGATGAAAAGATGGCTCAAGAAAATTTCGATACGAGCTTCTATGATCCGAATTATATTCCCAACACGTCTGCTGGTGACTTCGAATAG